TATTTCGGCAATACGGGCGAAGTGAATTTCGTCCTCAACCCGGCCCGCGAAGGCAACGTGCCCTTCTTCGAACGAGGCGTCGACACACGCCTGGTTCCGAACGATGGTTCGAAGGAGTGGAAAGACCTGTATCAGAGGGCGAACCAGGGGCCGCTGTTGATTCAGGGATGAGCTGTCGCGTGACGTGCGATGGGGTGGCACTGTTGGCTCGTCCCAACAGTGTTGAGAGTTGATTACGAAACAATTTCAACCAGACAAAAGAATCGGGAACGCCCCCTATACCTTTCACTGGTGGCAAGCCACCAGTGCCACCCGCTGCCAAACACTAGATTCGCTGGAAGGTGTTCGTCGTGGCTCCATCCTTAATAGGATGAGGCTTCCACGTAATGGCTGGGTTTGTAGAGCGTCCGCGTCAGGCGGAAGCCCAGTGATCGGTAGAGGTTGATGGCCGGTTCATTGTCGGCGGTGACTTCGAGGTAGGCGCGTTTGACGCCGGCTTCGCGGAAGCCGATGAGGCATTTGGTGACGAGTGCCCTGCCCAGCCCTAAACCGCGGTGTTTGGGGGTGATGCCGACGTTCTGAATGGCGCCCATGATGCGACTGGGAACGATGGCCTGAATGGTGCCGCAATCGACGGCGTCTTCATTGCCGGTGCCGTCCCAGGTGATGAGCCAGGTTCCTGTGGGGAGGAAGTTGCGTTGGCTGGAGATGTCGTGCATCAGTTTGCGACAGCCGTCAATTTCACCCAGACAGGGAAAGACGCGGGCATCCATTTCGGCGCGGAAGCTATGGTATTTCGCGACGGCATGCCGATCGACGGTGGAGAGTTCCCAGGGACACCAGCGATAGCCGCTGGGAAGCGGTGCGTCTTCGAGGCGCGCCGTTGCCAGCTCGATTTCCATTCGAAATCTACGAAAATAAGTGTCGGTGAAATCCATGAGAGTCTCGCAGAAAACGAGGAGCCGAGCAGAAACGGGGCAAATAATAGAATACTTAATTTTACCATACTCTATACTACTGTCAATTGGGAGAGCGGGAATGCTGGGGAATCGGCCTGTTTTCTTTGTTTGAGGGCCTGTCGTGTGTGCTGTATGTGATTCAAGCAGTGCACTTAATTTGCTTAAAATACAGGTTAAAGCCGGTTCGGGGGGAAAAGTCGGGATTTGGTTTTCAATCCGGCTGTTTTTGCTCAAGTTGGGGGAGATGTGTGGGAAATACCAAGGATTGTGAGCTTCTGAAATTGCTGTGGTTTCGCTTAGTTGAAAAAACGGTCAAAAGTTCTAGAATGAAATCAGAGTTTGAGTACATGTTTCCCCGGTGAACATGGAATTTTCCCCGCCACTATTCCTTCCCTGTTTGGAGTGAGTCTCACGTGACCGACAACAGCAACCTTGACGAATTGGTAAAACAGAACCAGGAAGCACTCGATGCTCATACCCGGGAGCACGTTCAGTGGCACTTCAATCCGGAAACGGGGTCTCCATACTGGCTGGAAAAAGCCAAGTCGTTCGACTTCGATCCACTGACCGATGTGAACTGTTTCGAAGACTTAAACAAGTTCCCGTTGTT
This genomic interval from Gimesia alba contains the following:
- a CDS encoding GNAT family N-acetyltransferase encodes the protein MDFTDTYFRRFRMEIELATARLEDAPLPSGYRWCPWELSTVDRHAVAKYHSFRAEMDARVFPCLGEIDGCRKLMHDISSQRNFLPTGTWLITWDGTGNEDAVDCGTIQAIVPSRIMGAIQNVGITPKHRGLGLGRALVTKCLIGFREAGVKRAYLEVTADNEPAINLYRSLGFRLTRTLYKPSHYVEASSY